Proteins encoded by one window of Silvibacterium dinghuense:
- a CDS encoding GAF domain-containing protein has translation MSENVFPLILAELKAFASTAPSLTAVQEFLVELIPARLSYYNWTGFYMLDPEDAETLVLGPFRGAPTEHVRIPVSQGICGAAVAQDQTVIIDDVNSDPRYLACSLETRSEIVVPVHAHGKVIGEIDIDSHDLAAFTAADRAFLEECAKIVGSYVERTGISSKA, from the coding sequence ATGTCTGAGAACGTCTTTCCGCTGATCCTTGCCGAACTTAAGGCTTTTGCCTCAACTGCGCCCAGCCTCACGGCCGTGCAGGAATTTCTCGTCGAACTCATCCCCGCGCGCCTCTCCTATTACAACTGGACCGGCTTCTACATGCTCGATCCTGAAGATGCAGAGACGCTCGTCCTCGGCCCCTTCCGCGGCGCGCCCACCGAGCACGTCCGGATTCCGGTCAGCCAAGGCATCTGCGGCGCTGCCGTTGCACAGGACCAGACCGTCATCATCGACGACGTGAATAGCGACCCACGCTACCTCGCCTGCTCGCTGGAAACGCGCTCGGAGATCGTCGTGCCTGTTCATGCCCACGGCAAGGTCATCGGGGAGATCGACATCGACAGCCACGATCTCGCCGCTTTCACCGCCGCCGACCGCGCGTTTCTTGAAGAATGCGCAAAGATTGTCGGCAGCTATGTCGAGCGCACCGGGATTTCATCCAAAGCCTGA
- a CDS encoding phosphatidate cytidylyltransferase has product MKRVLTAAVLIPLVLLLIFKAPFWLITPVVAVVAELALWEYLTLADGFGAKTPRIAAMIAVGLVFLCVFYRPELLAQLLGAIALALLTLSAFRSPLHRALPDTAFSVFGVLYTGLSLATIPLISAQENGPSLLLFLFFVVWTGDIAALYVGRSLGKHKLAPAISPGKTWEGSIASIAGSVLIGVGLVYLAQALNARNLTFLSYPGSIFRWIFLAILLNVAAQVGDLIESAIKRGAGVKDSGTLLPGHGGILDRIDALLLAAPVLWYALLAQQTF; this is encoded by the coding sequence ATGAAACGTGTTCTCACCGCTGCGGTCCTGATTCCGCTTGTCCTGCTGCTGATCTTCAAGGCCCCTTTCTGGCTGATTACCCCGGTCGTCGCCGTAGTCGCCGAACTGGCCCTCTGGGAGTACCTTACCCTCGCCGACGGCTTCGGTGCCAAGACACCGCGCATCGCCGCGATGATCGCCGTGGGACTGGTCTTCCTGTGCGTCTTCTACCGGCCGGAGCTGCTGGCCCAGCTTCTCGGCGCCATCGCGCTTGCGCTGCTCACGCTGAGCGCCTTCCGCTCGCCACTCCATCGCGCCTTGCCGGATACGGCCTTCTCCGTTTTCGGCGTGCTCTATACCGGCCTCTCGCTGGCGACCATCCCGCTGATCAGCGCGCAGGAAAACGGTCCGTCGCTGCTGCTCTTCCTCTTCTTTGTGGTCTGGACCGGCGACATCGCCGCGCTTTACGTCGGCCGCTCGCTGGGCAAGCATAAGCTCGCTCCAGCCATCAGCCCGGGCAAGACGTGGGAGGGCTCCATCGCTTCGATAGCGGGCTCTGTCCTCATCGGCGTCGGGCTTGTCTACCTCGCGCAGGCGCTCAACGCCCGGAATCTTACCTTCCTTTCGTATCCCGGTTCGATCTTCCGCTGGATCTTTCTTGCCATCCTTCTCAATGTGGCCGCACAGGTCGGCGACCTGATCGAGTCAGCGATCAAGCGGGGGGCTGGAGTCAAGGACTCCGGAACCCTGCTGCCTGGCCACGGAGGCATCCTCGACCGCATCGATGCGCTGCTGCTTGCCGCTCCTGTGCTGTGGTACGCTCTATTAGCGCAGCAGACCTTTTAA
- the rseP gene encoding RIP metalloprotease RseP, whose translation MSFALTAIVSMLIVLGIMVLVHEFGHFAVAKFFGVRVEVFSIGFGKRLFGFRRGDTDYRLSLLPLGGYVKMAGETPGEARTGDPDEFASHPRWQRVLIGLAGPVANFILAFVLMTGLYMMHNEVENYLSGPAVTDFIPQDSPAGRAGLQSGDRIVRFDKDHNPSWEQVRMRAALDVNSAVPVTVERTVDGQTQTFNTQLYLADSTHGGDFEIESIGLLPKEQNNPLGVRDVMPGNPADKAGLKAGDAIASINGQSVHSVAAVMAVLQQTNGKPAELIVDRKGQTLNLSAQPIWGDDGTGRMGYRLGFHPAQAPFHVEQLPISAAVRQSLIFNRDNSGYILDVLKRLVTRHSNIQQLSGPIGIARETGEAVTMPGWQPLIALMSLISLNLGIFNLLPIPILDGGMILLLLIEGTLRRDLNQDFKERVYQVAFVMLILFAAFVMFNDVAKLNILSKLKP comes from the coding sequence ATGTCCTTTGCGTTGACCGCCATTGTTTCCATGCTCATCGTGCTCGGCATCATGGTGCTGGTGCACGAATTCGGCCATTTTGCCGTGGCCAAGTTCTTCGGCGTCCGAGTCGAAGTTTTCTCTATCGGTTTCGGCAAGCGCCTCTTCGGCTTCCGCCGCGGTGATACCGACTACCGCCTCAGCCTGCTGCCCCTCGGCGGTTATGTGAAGATGGCCGGCGAGACCCCGGGGGAAGCCCGGACCGGCGATCCCGACGAATTTGCTTCCCATCCCCGCTGGCAGCGTGTGCTCATCGGCCTGGCCGGCCCGGTAGCGAACTTCATCCTCGCTTTCGTGCTCATGACCGGGCTCTACATGATGCACAACGAGGTCGAGAATTACCTTTCCGGCCCCGCTGTTACCGACTTCATTCCGCAGGATTCTCCTGCCGGACGCGCCGGACTCCAGTCCGGCGACCGCATTGTCCGCTTCGACAAGGATCACAATCCCAGCTGGGAGCAGGTCCGCATGCGCGCCGCGCTCGACGTGAACTCGGCCGTGCCGGTCACCGTGGAGCGCACCGTGGATGGCCAAACGCAAACCTTTAATACTCAGCTCTATCTTGCTGATTCCACGCATGGTGGAGATTTTGAGATCGAGTCCATCGGCCTGCTCCCGAAGGAGCAGAACAACCCCCTCGGTGTGCGCGATGTGATGCCCGGTAACCCCGCGGACAAGGCGGGCCTGAAGGCCGGCGACGCGATCGCCTCGATCAATGGCCAGTCCGTGCACTCCGTTGCCGCGGTCATGGCTGTCCTGCAGCAGACGAATGGCAAACCCGCGGAACTTATCGTCGACCGCAAGGGACAGACACTCAACCTTTCGGCGCAACCCATCTGGGGCGACGACGGCACCGGCCGCATGGGATACCGGCTTGGCTTCCACCCTGCGCAGGCACCCTTCCACGTCGAGCAGCTGCCCATTTCAGCGGCCGTTCGCCAGTCCCTGATCTTCAATCGCGATAACTCCGGCTACATCCTCGATGTGCTGAAGCGGCTGGTCACGCGGCACTCCAACATCCAGCAGCTGAGCGGCCCCATCGGTATCGCCCGTGAGACCGGCGAAGCTGTCACCATGCCAGGCTGGCAGCCGCTCATCGCCTTGATGTCGCTTATCAGCCTGAACCTCGGCATCTTCAACCTGCTGCCGATCCCCATCCTCGACGGCGGCATGATCCTGCTGCTTCTGATCGAAGGCACGCTGCGCCGCGACCTCAATCAGGATTTCAAGGAGCGGGTCTATCAGGTAGCCTTCGTAATGCTGATCCTTTTCGCCGCATTTGTGATGTTCAACGACGTGGCGAAGCTCAACATTCTTTCTAAGCTGAAGCCGTAA
- a CDS encoding 1-deoxy-D-xylulose-5-phosphate reductoisomerase, whose product MKRIAILGSTGSIGQSTLSIIESFPDRYAVASLAAGQNVEEAFRQAVHWRPAVLSMATAEPADQLSKRLREAGVTGVEVVHGSEGTVRVATLPEADFVVSAIVGVAGLEATYAAVLAGKPIGLANKEAMVAAGEILTAAAREKNVPLLPIDSEHNAVHQCMRAGERGEIKRIWLTASGGPFRNKPLAEFESITVEQALKHPTWVMGRRITIDSATLLNKGLEIIEACRLFDMPPSQVKVTVHPESTVHSLVEYVDGSILAQISVTDMRLPILYAMAYPERPVSDLTFDMTALSQLNFQPPDFERFPCLRLAYEAAEAGGAHTIALNAADEIAVAAFLERAIPFTAIPRTIEAVLEETPETHPTTIAEVLALDAEAREAARRIVATAGRTSAPIGA is encoded by the coding sequence TTGAAACGGATCGCCATCCTCGGTTCCACCGGCTCGATCGGGCAAAGCACCCTCAGCATCATCGAATCCTTCCCTGACCGCTACGCGGTGGCTTCGCTCGCCGCGGGTCAGAATGTAGAAGAGGCTTTCCGCCAGGCCGTTCACTGGCGTCCGGCTGTCCTTTCGATGGCCACGGCCGAACCGGCTGATCAGCTTTCAAAACGGCTGCGGGAAGCCGGTGTGACCGGTGTCGAAGTGGTCCACGGAAGCGAAGGCACTGTCCGGGTCGCAACCCTGCCCGAGGCTGATTTCGTCGTCTCGGCCATCGTCGGCGTCGCGGGGCTCGAGGCCACGTATGCTGCGGTCCTCGCCGGTAAGCCCATCGGGCTCGCTAATAAGGAAGCCATGGTCGCCGCAGGAGAAATCCTGACCGCCGCCGCGCGCGAAAAGAACGTTCCCCTGCTGCCCATCGACTCCGAACACAATGCTGTGCACCAGTGCATGCGCGCCGGTGAGCGCGGCGAGATCAAGCGAATCTGGCTTACCGCTTCGGGCGGTCCCTTCCGCAACAAGCCTCTGGCAGAGTTCGAAAGCATCACCGTGGAGCAGGCGCTCAAGCATCCGACCTGGGTGATGGGACGGCGCATCACCATCGATTCGGCAACGCTGCTCAACAAAGGCCTCGAGATTATCGAAGCCTGCCGCCTCTTCGACATGCCCCCGTCGCAGGTCAAGGTTACGGTGCATCCGGAATCGACCGTGCATTCGCTCGTCGAGTATGTGGATGGCAGCATCCTTGCCCAGATTTCAGTCACGGATATGCGGCTGCCGATTCTTTATGCCATGGCTTATCCGGAACGTCCGGTTTCCGACCTGACTTTCGACATGACGGCACTCTCCCAGCTCAACTTCCAGCCGCCTGATTTTGAACGGTTTCCCTGCCTCAGGCTGGCCTACGAAGCAGCCGAAGCCGGCGGCGCGCACACGATTGCTCTCAATGCGGCGGACGAAATCGCGGTGGCGGCCTTCCTCGAAAGAGCCATCCCCTTTACGGCCATCCCGCGTACAATTGAAGCAGTATTAGAAGAAACCCCCGAGACCCATCCGACCACGATCGCCGAAGTGCTGGCCCTGGACGCTGAGGCCCGCGAGGCTGCACGGCGCATCGTTGCCACGGCTGGCCGGACATCTGCCCCTATCGGCGCCTGA
- a CDS encoding CHY zinc finger protein has translation MEQRPKVHGLDLDAQTRCAHWHSPLDVIAIRMACCGEYYACKDCHEALAGHPFAVWPRNQWATKAVLCGVCGTEMTIAAYMASGYACPDCGAGFNPGCRNHYQFYFEAIG, from the coding sequence ATGGAACAGCGGCCGAAGGTTCACGGGCTCGACCTCGATGCGCAGACCCGGTGTGCGCACTGGCATTCTCCGCTGGATGTGATCGCGATCCGCATGGCATGCTGCGGGGAGTACTACGCCTGCAAGGACTGCCACGAAGCCCTGGCAGGGCATCCGTTTGCAGTATGGCCGCGCAATCAGTGGGCAACAAAAGCAGTACTGTGCGGGGTATGCGGAACAGAGATGACGATCGCCGCGTACATGGCCAGCGGCTATGCCTGCCCGGATTGCGGAGCCGGCTTCAATCCCGGCTGCCGCAATCACTATCAGTTTTATTTTGAGGCGATCGGGTAA
- a CDS encoding acyl-CoA thioesterase: MASPTARATVRVRYAETDQMGVVYHANYFVWCEIGRVEFFRQLGHDYRSMELEDDCHLPVVEASCRYRTPARYDDEVVIETRVKLLRGPIVKFGYRLLRIGAENEVILAEAETTHICVDRNMQKRNLPSRYAEAMRETMTAQE, translated from the coding sequence ATGGCATCACCCACTGCGCGCGCCACCGTTCGTGTGCGCTACGCCGAAACCGACCAGATGGGCGTCGTCTACCATGCCAACTACTTTGTCTGGTGCGAGATCGGCCGTGTCGAGTTCTTCCGCCAGCTCGGCCATGACTACAGGAGCATGGAACTCGAAGACGACTGCCATCTCCCGGTCGTCGAAGCCTCCTGCCGTTACCGCACCCCGGCCCGCTATGACGATGAGGTGGTCATCGAAACGCGCGTGAAGCTCCTCCGCGGCCCCATCGTCAAATTCGGCTACCGCCTTCTCCGTATCGGCGCCGAAAACGAAGTCATCCTCGCCGAGGCCGAGACCACCCATATCTGCGTCGACCGCAATATGCAGAAACGGAACCTGCCCAGCCGCTATGCCGAAGCCATGCGTGAGACCATGACGGCACAGGAGTAA
- a CDS encoding DUF4097 family beta strand repeat-containing protein yields MKFAWIAATLLAVSPAALLAADGTFDKTVHVSGGASLSVGTGSGYIHVSPGSDGQIHIIGHVHANHNWGSWGGSPEEAVKQVVDNPPIEQDGNSVSVGKHTNYHNISIDYDITAPRGTELDAGSGSGDLQLRDLEGPLKANTGSGSIEAIGFTGRVVLGTGSGDIHAELRGTPDVKAETGSGSIRLSGVNGALYAETGSGDIEIAGNPSTNWKLETGSGSVSIDTAGHAKFSLDASTGSGSIHSDPPISTHGSLERHHITGDINGGGPVVRIETGSGDIRIR; encoded by the coding sequence ATGAAATTCGCCTGGATCGCAGCCACGCTGCTTGCCGTATCCCCTGCCGCACTGCTCGCAGCCGACGGCACCTTTGACAAGACCGTGCATGTGAGTGGCGGAGCATCGCTCTCTGTCGGCACCGGCTCCGGCTATATCCATGTATCGCCCGGCTCCGATGGCCAAATTCACATCATCGGCCACGTGCACGCCAACCATAACTGGGGCAGCTGGGGAGGTTCGCCGGAAGAAGCCGTCAAGCAGGTCGTCGATAACCCGCCCATCGAACAGGACGGCAACAGCGTGTCTGTCGGAAAGCATACGAATTACCACAACATCTCGATTGACTACGACATCACGGCTCCGCGCGGCACTGAGCTTGACGCCGGTTCCGGCTCCGGCGATCTGCAGCTGCGCGACCTGGAGGGACCGCTGAAGGCCAACACCGGATCGGGCTCCATCGAGGCCATCGGCTTCACCGGACGCGTCGTGCTAGGCACCGGCTCAGGAGACATCCATGCCGAGCTGCGCGGCACCCCGGACGTGAAGGCAGAGACCGGATCGGGCTCCATCCGGCTGAGCGGAGTCAATGGTGCGCTCTATGCTGAAACCGGATCGGGCGATATTGAGATCGCAGGCAATCCCTCTACGAACTGGAAGCTCGAAACCGGGTCAGGCTCCGTCTCCATCGACACCGCCGGCCATGCCAAGTTCAGCCTCGATGCTTCGACCGGGTCCGGCTCCATCCATAGCGATCCGCCGATCTCGACCCATGGCAGCCTCGAACGCCACCACATCACCGGCGATATTAACGGCGGAGGTCCGGTTGTCCGCATCGAGACCGGCTCCGGAGATATCCGCATCCGCTAA
- a CDS encoding hemolysin family protein produces the protein MIQFLFLRGAAIVVLILANGFFVAAELALVSVRETRIEQLIAQRRPGAALVRRLQQHLDDFLPAVQLGVTLCSLALGWVGEPVVADVLVAWFDAIPHAHLYAHLIAVPVAFAFITYFHVLLGELVPKALALRKTEQLAVAVAGPMDVFIRLTRPAVRLMNNSARMVLYLFHTPMAHESSAHSPEELKLIATAARRTGALPVYQEALIHRALEVGEIPTREIMTPRQRIFSLPFDLLIEDASARIIEEQHSRIPVYDPAKGPESIVGLVYSKDISRLMHFRASARTRFKQAPFVDLRLKQVMREVLVVPETKPVLDLLREFQQRRRHLAIVVDEYGSTVGLVTVEDAIEQLIGEVEDEFDIAAKAVLTTASGSLILDGGVNLRDLETQMQWSLPRDGGVETLAGFLLARLGRIPSGGETVEFEGRRFTILEMSGHRISRVCIETLPNEDTGAAKPIPPRQSPSHSLEHAR, from the coding sequence ATGATCCAGTTCCTGTTCCTACGTGGCGCCGCCATCGTCGTGCTCATCCTGGCCAATGGATTCTTTGTGGCCGCAGAGCTCGCCCTGGTCAGCGTGCGTGAAACCCGCATCGAACAGCTCATCGCTCAGCGCCGCCCCGGCGCCGCGCTCGTCCGCCGCCTGCAGCAGCATCTGGACGACTTCCTCCCTGCGGTCCAGCTCGGCGTCACCCTCTGCAGCCTGGCTCTCGGCTGGGTCGGCGAGCCGGTCGTTGCCGACGTCCTCGTCGCCTGGTTCGACGCCATTCCGCATGCGCATCTCTACGCGCACCTCATCGCTGTACCGGTGGCCTTCGCCTTCATCACCTACTTCCATGTCCTACTCGGCGAACTGGTGCCCAAGGCGCTCGCCCTGCGCAAGACCGAGCAACTGGCCGTCGCCGTTGCCGGTCCCATGGATGTTTTCATTCGCCTCACGCGTCCGGCCGTGCGGCTGATGAACAACTCGGCGCGCATGGTGCTCTATCTCTTCCACACGCCCATGGCGCATGAATCTTCGGCACATTCTCCGGAAGAACTGAAGCTCATCGCCACCGCTGCCCGGCGCACCGGAGCACTGCCCGTCTACCAGGAAGCGCTGATCCACCGCGCTCTCGAGGTCGGCGAAATTCCTACGCGCGAAATCATGACCCCGCGCCAGCGCATCTTCTCCCTGCCCTTCGACCTTCTCATCGAAGACGCCAGCGCCCGCATCATCGAAGAGCAGCACTCCCGCATCCCGGTCTACGATCCGGCCAAGGGGCCGGAGTCCATCGTCGGCCTGGTTTACTCGAAAGACATTTCACGCCTCATGCACTTCCGCGCCTCGGCTCGCACCCGCTTCAAGCAGGCGCCCTTCGTCGATCTGCGCCTCAAGCAGGTGATGCGCGAGGTCCTCGTCGTGCCCGAGACCAAGCCGGTCCTCGATCTGCTGCGTGAGTTCCAGCAGCGCCGCCGCCATCTTGCCATCGTTGTCGATGAATACGGCTCGACGGTCGGCCTGGTTACGGTCGAAGACGCCATCGAGCAGCTCATCGGAGAGGTGGAAGACGAGTTCGATATCGCCGCGAAGGCCGTGCTCACCACTGCCAGCGGCAGCCTCATCCTCGACGGCGGCGTTAACCTGCGCGACCTCGAAACCCAGATGCAATGGAGCCTGCCCCGCGACGGTGGTGTCGAAACCCTGGCCGGCTTTCTCCTCGCGCGGCTGGGCAGAATCCCATCGGGCGGCGAAACGGTCGAGTTCGAAGGCCGCCGATTCACTATCCTTGAGATGAGCGGCCACCGCATCAGCCGCGTGTGTATCGAAACCCTCCCCAACGAGGATACCGGCGCCGCCAAACCCATCCCTCCGCGGCAAAGCCCGTCCCATTCTCTGGAGCATGCCCGCTGA
- the nikB gene encoding nickel ABC transporter permease has product MSQSRRALRALLLRLLYTVPVVWLVVSVVFLLIHLVPGDPIQQMLGDGARPADIAALRHAYGLDLPLHTQYLHYWRGVLHGDLGQSLRMKDTVMHLVLSRYPYTAELTIAALLIALALSIPAGIASATHRDRWQDRTLSVVSLFGLSFPGFALGPILILLVSIKLGWLPVSGAGDLSHLVLPALTMGSALAAILTRMVRTAMLEELGQDYIRTARAKGLPERTVVYKHALRNALIPVITLVGLQFGALLAGAIVTEKIFSWPGIGRLTVDAISNRDYALLQGCILAVGVTYVLVNLATDVLYLLVNPRIRG; this is encoded by the coding sequence ATGTCCCAGTCCCGCCGCGCCCTGCGCGCCTTGCTCCTGCGCCTGCTCTACACCGTTCCGGTCGTCTGGCTGGTCGTCTCTGTCGTCTTCCTGCTGATTCACCTTGTTCCTGGCGACCCCATCCAGCAGATGCTCGGCGACGGTGCGCGCCCTGCCGATATTGCTGCGCTGCGCCATGCCTACGGTCTCGATCTGCCGCTGCACACGCAGTATCTGCACTACTGGCGCGGCGTGCTGCACGGCGATCTCGGCCAGTCCCTGCGGATGAAGGACACGGTCATGCACCTTGTCCTTTCGCGCTACCCCTACACGGCTGAACTCACCATTGCGGCTCTGCTCATCGCGCTCGCGCTCTCGATTCCCGCAGGCATCGCCAGCGCCACGCACCGCGATCGCTGGCAGGACCGCACCCTCAGCGTCGTCAGCCTCTTCGGACTGTCTTTTCCAGGATTCGCTCTTGGCCCGATCCTCATCCTGCTGGTCTCGATCAAGCTCGGCTGGCTGCCGGTCAGCGGCGCAGGCGACCTGAGCCATCTCGTGCTGCCTGCCCTGACCATGGGCAGCGCACTCGCTGCCATCCTTACCCGCATGGTGCGCACCGCCATGCTCGAAGAGCTCGGCCAGGACTACATCCGCACCGCGCGCGCGAAAGGCCTGCCGGAACGCACTGTTGTCTATAAGCACGCGCTGCGCAATGCGCTGATCCCGGTCATTACCCTGGTCGGTCTGCAGTTCGGAGCGCTGCTTGCCGGCGCCATCGTGACGGAGAAGATCTTCAGCTGGCCTGGCATCGGCCGCCTTACCGTCGATGCGATCTCCAACCGCGACTATGCCCTGCTCCAGGGCTGCATCCTGGCCGTCGGCGTCACCTATGTCCTCGTCAATCTCGCGACCGATGTGCTCTACCTGCTCGTAAACCCGCGCATCCGCGGCTAA
- a CDS encoding DUF6600 domain-containing protein: protein MKSLKTIPAVAAIMAAAALLWIPALQAQDMDPPARVARIGYLQGAVSLQPSGVDTWNAAPPNYPMVSGDRLYTDQGSRAIIQLGASDVRMWGGTDVTLTNLTDNYEQIGLASGSVRVRVFAIDPQNVIEVDTPNGAVIIEQPGDYRINAYGPDASLVAVNAGAVQVAAPGVNQEVVQGQAVQLYGTNPVELGLVEMPGFDDLDRWSIDRDHHILNSISARYVSREMPGYDDLDDNGNWSVTPDYGPVWYPTGVAVGWQPYTVGHWAYVAPWGYTWVDDTSWGYAPFHYGRWAVIGGRWGWVPGPPAVRPVYSPALVAFVGGGPGFSIGISIGGGGGGVAAWFPLGVAEPYVPWYHCSPHYVQNVNVTNVNVTVIRNTTIINNYNTFITNTRTVNNVNQINVTNVNYVNRQRVVAVPANNFAGGGRVQPVRLNQAQVQQISRAPIMVAKSPAPAPQRPLLQARPAAAVARPVARPALMTPHGQVIATPVANRPAARPVSLPKPQPATAIKPAARPIAPNLKPASPGANARPAAPVNNNARPVAPAAGNNARPAAPENNARPAAPGNAARPTTPAGNQARPEAPTNGNARPATPAENTRPAQQQARPAQQATRPETQTARPETQARPATSEARPAPQQARPTPARPEQQAAKPEARQGQQPQARPQQKQPLTKEQQEAEKKRQQEQKQEEQKKEEQEKQPQ, encoded by the coding sequence ATGAAGAGTTTGAAAACGATACCAGCGGTAGCCGCCATCATGGCGGCAGCCGCGCTGTTATGGATTCCTGCGCTGCAGGCGCAGGACATGGACCCGCCGGCACGTGTGGCGAGGATTGGATATCTGCAGGGCGCAGTATCTTTGCAGCCGTCAGGTGTGGATACCTGGAATGCCGCACCGCCGAACTATCCGATGGTCAGTGGTGACCGTCTCTATACAGATCAGGGCTCGCGGGCGATCATCCAGCTTGGGGCTTCGGATGTGAGGATGTGGGGCGGCACGGATGTGACGCTTACCAACCTTACCGATAACTATGAGCAGATTGGTCTGGCCTCGGGTTCGGTGCGCGTGCGCGTCTTTGCCATCGATCCGCAGAATGTGATCGAGGTCGATACTCCGAATGGCGCGGTCATCATCGAGCAGCCAGGCGACTATCGCATCAACGCCTATGGTCCTGATGCTTCGCTGGTCGCGGTGAATGCAGGCGCGGTGCAGGTTGCTGCTCCGGGAGTGAATCAGGAGGTTGTGCAGGGACAGGCCGTTCAGCTTTACGGCACAAATCCGGTAGAGCTGGGTCTTGTCGAGATGCCGGGCTTCGATGATCTTGACCGTTGGTCGATTGATCGCGACCACCACATCCTCAACTCGATCTCTGCGCGCTATGTGAGCCGCGAGATGCCGGGGTATGACGATCTGGATGACAACGGTAACTGGTCGGTGACCCCGGATTATGGACCGGTATGGTATCCGACGGGCGTGGCCGTGGGCTGGCAGCCGTATACCGTGGGCCACTGGGCGTATGTAGCGCCATGGGGCTATACCTGGGTCGATGACACCTCGTGGGGGTATGCGCCCTTCCACTATGGCCGCTGGGCTGTGATCGGCGGCCGCTGGGGCTGGGTGCCGGGACCGCCGGCAGTGCGGCCTGTCTACTCACCGGCACTGGTGGCTTTTGTCGGCGGCGGTCCGGGCTTCTCAATCGGGATCAGCATCGGTGGTGGTGGCGGTGGTGTGGCCGCGTGGTTCCCGCTGGGTGTCGCTGAGCCGTATGTGCCCTGGTATCACTGCTCGCCGCACTATGTGCAGAACGTCAACGTGACCAACGTCAATGTGACGGTCATCAGGAACACGACCATCATCAACAACTACAACACCTTCATCACCAACACGCGTACCGTCAATAACGTCAACCAGATCAACGTGACGAACGTGAATTATGTGAACCGTCAGCGTGTCGTGGCTGTGCCGGCCAACAACTTCGCCGGTGGCGGACGCGTGCAGCCGGTGCGACTGAACCAGGCGCAGGTGCAGCAGATCTCGCGTGCGCCGATCATGGTGGCGAAGTCTCCGGCTCCGGCCCCGCAGCGTCCTCTGCTGCAGGCTCGTCCGGCGGCAGCGGTAGCGCGGCCCGTGGCTCGTCCGGCGCTGATGACGCCGCATGGCCAGGTGATCGCGACGCCCGTGGCGAATCGCCCTGCAGCGCGGCCTGTATCCCTCCCCAAGCCGCAGCCGGCAACGGCGATCAAGCCCGCGGCGCGGCCTATTGCTCCGAACCTGAAGCCGGCCTCGCCTGGCGCGAATGCGCGTCCTGCAGCGCCGGTGAACAATAATGCCCGTCCAGTCGCTCCGGCGGCAGGAAACAATGCCCGTCCTGCGGCTCCGGAGAATAACGCTCGTCCGGCTGCACCGGGGAACGCTGCTCGTCCCACTACGCCTGCCGGCAATCAGGCACGGCCTGAAGCCCCAACCAATGGAAATGCTCGTCCCGCAACACCGGCCGAGAATACCCGTCCGGCTCAGCAACAGGCTCGTCCAGCGCAGCAGGCAACCCGTCCTGAAACGCAGACGGCGCGTCCCGAAACCCAGGCACGCCCTGCAACTTCGGAGGCGCGCCCGGCACCGCAACAGGCTCGTCCCACGCCTGCTCGTCCGGAGCAGCAGGCTGCCAAGCCGGAAGCGCGGCAGGGCCAGCAGCCCCAGGCGCGTCCACAGCAGAAGCAGCCTCTGACAAAGGAGCAGCAGGAGGCGGAGAAGAAGCGGCAGCAAGAGCAAAAGCAGGAAGAGCAGAAGAAAGAAGAGCAGGAGAAACAGCCGCAGTAG